A single genomic interval of halophilic archaeon DL31 harbors:
- a CDS encoding hypothetical protein (KEGG: htu:Htur_0065 hypothetical protein) gives MHTVFHVSDIDAYRTAEPKVRNLLGDDSLETDEVAVLVDRPTVIDAAALDCSETTAKLVALGATVKLCSNAARGADAVAGDFGEGVEFVSSGVGELTRLQKQGWAYIRL, from the coding sequence GTGCACACAGTGTTCCACGTCTCCGACATCGACGCGTACCGCACCGCCGAGCCGAAAGTCCGGAACCTGCTGGGCGACGACAGCCTCGAAACCGACGAGGTTGCCGTCCTTGTCGACCGTCCCACGGTCATCGATGCGGCGGCACTCGACTGCAGTGAGACGACCGCGAAGCTAGTGGCGTTGGGCGCGACCGTGAAGCTCTGTTCGAACGCCGCCCGCGGCGCCGACGCAGTAGCGGGCGATTTCGGTGAGGGCGTCGAGTTCGTCTCCTCAGGTGTGGGCGAACTCACACGGCTGCAGAAGCAGGGCTGGGCGTATATCCGGCTTTAG
- a CDS encoding transcriptional regulator, PadR-like family (PFAM: Transcriptional regulator PadR N-terminal-like~KEGG: hbo:Hbor_04730 transcriptional regulator) — protein sequence MRKSGPPKGLISYIVLELLEEKPRYGYEILKEITDISGGHWEPSYGSVYPILYKFEENGWAERIEREDEPDRKYFALTGAGEEELAEKRVETGGNAREFAEVIMGFYHVYVAFATDDRFEVNQPEDRWRFDEQFSAWICEVVVRHHEYYFDDFERIDDSIEEFYERMGVERDGE from the coding sequence ATGCGGAAGAGCGGCCCACCGAAAGGCCTCATCTCGTATATCGTTCTGGAGCTTCTCGAAGAGAAACCCCGGTACGGCTACGAAATCCTCAAAGAGATAACTGACATCAGCGGTGGCCACTGGGAGCCATCCTACGGCTCGGTCTACCCCATCCTCTACAAGTTCGAGGAGAACGGCTGGGCCGAGCGCATCGAACGTGAGGACGAACCCGACCGGAAGTACTTCGCGCTTACTGGGGCGGGTGAGGAGGAGCTGGCCGAGAAACGAGTTGAGACCGGCGGGAACGCTCGGGAGTTCGCCGAAGTCATCATGGGGTTCTACCACGTCTACGTCGCCTTCGCCACCGACGACCGGTTCGAGGTGAACCAGCCCGAGGACCGCTGGCGGTTCGACGAGCAGTTCTCGGCGTGGATCTGTGAGGTCGTGGTGCGCCACCACGAGTACTACTTCGACGACTTCGAGCGTATCGATGATTCCATCGAGGAGTTCTACGAGCGGATGGGTGTTGAACGCGACGGCGAATAG
- a CDS encoding transferase hexapeptide repeat containing protein (PFAM: Bacterial transferase hexapeptide repeat~KEGG: nph:NP4490A galactoside O-acetyltransferase 1; maltose O-acetyltransferase 1): protein MTKRHASLPPDAEAGVDAFLAEVDDRLSSGEDTCDVVQDTLVDLFGDRDAYERWQAGGDVSNATRVRLQGYDPCNATLESEYYAEKDEDRFQRSKHLQWLWRQFDATPMADNVEFALRFRAMLAEHLFDEVGENCRFFKGISFTYGHNITVGDNVVVHDDVHLDDRGKLTIGDRVSISDGAQVLSHDHDIVDQTEVEIFHTILENDARLTYDTLMRAGSKLGENSVVGAKAIVDGDVPAHHVAVGQPAKSVRVKPGWESVADPIEDRLERTKEARRIEYELPADLEIFDEFQRDLQPPDAPTPDN from the coding sequence ATGACCAAACGCCACGCTTCGTTGCCGCCCGACGCTGAGGCGGGCGTCGACGCGTTCCTCGCGGAGGTCGATGACCGCCTCTCCTCTGGGGAAGACACCTGTGACGTGGTACAGGATACCCTTGTGGACCTGTTCGGCGACCGCGACGCCTACGAACGCTGGCAGGCCGGCGGCGACGTGAGCAACGCCACACGGGTGCGCCTGCAGGGCTACGACCCTTGTAACGCCACGCTTGAGTCGGAGTACTACGCCGAGAAGGACGAGGACCGCTTCCAGCGCTCGAAACACCTCCAGTGGCTCTGGCGCCAGTTCGACGCGACGCCGATGGCCGACAACGTCGAGTTCGCGCTGCGGTTCCGCGCGATGCTCGCCGAACACCTCTTCGATGAGGTAGGGGAGAACTGCCGCTTCTTCAAGGGTATCTCGTTCACCTACGGCCACAACATCACCGTCGGGGACAACGTCGTGGTCCACGACGACGTGCATCTGGACGACCGCGGGAAGCTCACCATCGGGGACCGGGTCTCGATTTCCGACGGCGCGCAGGTGCTCAGCCACGACCACGACATCGTCGACCAGACCGAAGTCGAGATCTTCCACACCATCCTCGAGAACGACGCCCGCCTCACCTACGACACGCTCATGCGCGCGGGCTCTAAGCTGGGGGAGAACTCGGTCGTCGGCGCGAAGGCCATCGTCGACGGCGACGTGCCGGCTCACCACGTCGCGGTCGGCCAGCCGGCCAAATCCGTCCGGGTCAAGCCTGGCTGGGAGTCCGTCGCCGACCCCATCGAGGACCGGCTGGAGCGTACCAAGGAGGCGCGCCGCATCGAGTACGAGCTGCCAGCGGATTTGGAGATCTTCGACGAGTTCCAGCGGGACCTCCAGCCGCCGGACGCGCCAACGCCAGACAACTAA
- a CDS encoding Chlorite dismutase (PFAM: Chlorite dismutase; Antibiotic biosynthesis monooxygenase~KEGG: hbo:Hbor_04740 hypothetical protein) has product MTEPPQTDEGWFVLHDFRTVDWDAWRDAAERDRDRAVSEGVEYLSSHEAVEDADEGTSAVFSVLGDKADLLVLHLRPSLDHLSTAERRFEGTELGRFTDQTDSFVSVTEVSGYVSDAYFDEDEEVDEGLVSYIEGKIKPELPADEYVCFYPMNKRRGETVNWYDLPFDERADLMKGHGTTARKWGGKVDQIISSALGFDDWEWGVTLFAADAVDIKDIVYELRFDDATSKYGEFGSFYIGRRFPPTDLGAYLRGETVPTGEEASHHHEGEHHGSGDHGGGGHGGDGHHDGEDGHHGDDESDEADEESIRGELEDLDIYAGKPHGEDVYATVLYSEADPDEVAEEVDGLRGNFEHYGSHVKTAVYEGTYTDRVAVVSIWETASAAETAAGFLADLPGIVSRAGEESGFGTMGMFYTVKPDHQEDFVDRFDTIGDLLEEMDGHQETDLMMNREDENDMFIASQWRSKEDAMGFFRSEAFRDTVQWGRDVLADRPRHVFLA; this is encoded by the coding sequence ATGACCGAGCCACCGCAGACTGACGAGGGCTGGTTCGTCCTGCACGACTTCCGAACCGTCGACTGGGACGCCTGGCGCGACGCCGCCGAACGCGACCGCGACCGTGCCGTCTCGGAGGGTGTGGAGTATCTCAGCAGCCACGAGGCCGTCGAGGACGCCGACGAGGGCACCTCCGCGGTGTTCAGCGTTCTCGGCGACAAGGCCGACCTGCTGGTGCTGCATCTCCGCCCCAGCCTCGACCATCTCTCGACCGCCGAACGACGGTTCGAGGGGACCGAACTCGGTCGTTTCACCGACCAAACTGACTCGTTCGTCTCCGTCACCGAAGTCTCGGGCTACGTCTCCGACGCCTATTTCGACGAGGACGAGGAGGTCGACGAGGGGCTGGTCTCCTACATCGAGGGGAAAATCAAGCCCGAACTCCCCGCAGATGAGTACGTTTGCTTCTACCCGATGAACAAGCGTCGCGGGGAGACGGTCAACTGGTATGACCTCCCCTTCGACGAGCGCGCCGACCTGATGAAGGGCCACGGCACCACCGCCCGCAAGTGGGGCGGGAAGGTCGACCAGATCATCTCCTCGGCGCTGGGCTTCGACGACTGGGAGTGGGGGGTCACCCTCTTTGCGGCTGACGCCGTCGACATCAAGGATATCGTCTACGAACTCCGGTTCGACGACGCCACCTCGAAGTACGGCGAGTTCGGCTCGTTCTACATCGGCCGCCGGTTCCCGCCGACGGACCTCGGCGCGTACCTGCGTGGCGAGACGGTCCCGACGGGCGAGGAGGCCAGCCACCATCATGAGGGCGAGCATCACGGTAGCGGCGACCACGGTGGGGGCGGCCATGGAGGCGACGGACACCACGACGGTGAGGACGGCCACCACGGCGACGACGAATCGGACGAGGCCGACGAGGAGAGCATCCGCGGCGAACTTGAGGACCTCGACATCTACGCTGGCAAGCCTCACGGCGAGGACGTCTACGCGACGGTGCTCTACAGCGAGGCCGACCCCGACGAGGTGGCCGAGGAGGTCGACGGCCTCCGGGGCAATTTCGAACACTACGGCAGCCACGTCAAGACCGCGGTCTACGAGGGGACCTACACCGACCGGGTCGCCGTCGTCAGCATCTGGGAGACCGCAAGCGCCGCCGAGACGGCCGCCGGCTTCCTCGCGGATCTGCCGGGTATTGTCTCCCGTGCGGGCGAGGAGTCCGGCTTCGGGACGATGGGGATGTTCTACACCGTCAAGCCAGACCATCAGGAGGATTTCGTCGACCGCTTCGACACGATTGGCGACCTGCTCGAGGAGATGGACGGCCACCAGGAGACCGACCTGATGATGAACCGCGAGGACGAGAACGATATGTTCATCGCCAGCCAGTGGCGCTCGAAAGAGGACGCGATGGGATTTTTCCGTTCGGAGGCGTTCCGCGACACCGTCCAGTGGGGCCGAGACGTGCTTGCCGACCGGCCGCGGCACGTGTTCCTGGCGTAG